A part of Capsicum annuum cultivar UCD-10X-F1 chromosome 6, UCD10Xv1.1, whole genome shotgun sequence genomic DNA contains:
- the LOC107875939 gene encoding plasma membrane ATPase 2 isoform X2, with amino-acid sequence MGEKPEVLDAVLKETVDLENIPIEEVFENLRCTKDGLTSTAAQERLAIFGYNKLEEKKESKFLKFLGFMWNPLSWVMEAAAIMAIALANGGGKPPDWQDFVGIITLLLINSTISFIEENNAGNAAAALMARLAPKAKVLRDGKWNEEDAAVLVPGDIISIKLGDIIPADARLLEGDPLKIDQSALTGESLPVTKGPGDGVYSGSTCKQGEIEAVVIATGVHTFFGKAAHLVDSTNQVGHFQKVLTAIGNFCICSIAVGMIIEIIVMYPIQHRKYRPGIDNLLVLLIGGIPIAMPTVLSVTMAIGSHRLAQQGAITKRMTAIEEMAGMDVLCSDKTGTLTLNKLTVDKNLVEVFAKGVDADTVVLMAARASRTENQDAIDTAIVGMLSDPKEARAGIREIHFLPFNPTDKRTALTYLDGEGKMHRVSKGAPEQILNLAHNKSDIERRVHAVIDKFAERGLRSLGVAYQEVPEGRKESPGGPWQFIGLLPLFDPPRHDSAETIRRALNLGVNVKMITGDQLAIGKETGRRLGMGTNMYPSSALLGQTKDESIASLPIDELIEKADGFAGVFPEHKYEIVKRLQARKHICGMTGDGVNDAPALKKADIGIAVDDATDAARSASDIVLTEPGLSVIISAVLTSRAIFQRMKNYTIYAVSITIRIVLGFMLLALIWKFDFPPFMVLIIAILNDGTIMTISKDRVKPSPLPDSWKLAEIFTTGVVLGGYLAMMTVIFFWAAYETDFFPRVFGVSTLQKTATDDFRKLASAIYLQVSTISQALIFVTRSRSWSFVERPGLLLVIAFLIAQLVATLIAVYASWSFAAIEGIGWGWAGVIWLYNLVFYFPLDIIKFLIRYALSGRAWDLVLEQRIAFTRKKDFGKEQRELQWAHAQRTLHGLQVPDTKLFSEATNFNELNQLAEEAKRRAEIARQRELHTLKGHVESVVKLKGLDIETIQQSYTV; translated from the exons ATGGGGGAGAAACCTGAAGTGTTAGATGCTGTGTTAAAGGAAACTGTTGATTTG GAGAATATACCCATTGAAGAAGTTTTTGAGAATTTGAGATGTACCAAAGATGGTCTTACTAGTACTGCTGCCCAAGAAAGGTTGGCAATTTTTGGGTACAACAAACTTGAGGAGAAAAAG GAGAGCAAATTCTTGAAATTTCTGGGGTTTATGTGGAACCCACTATCATGGGTTATGGAAGCTGCTGCTATTATGGCAATTGCTCTTGCAAATGGAGGA GGAAAGCCTCCGGATTGGCAAGATTTTGTGGGGATCATTACTTTACTTTTGATTAACTCAACAATTAGTTTTATTGAGGAGAACAATGCTGGCAATGCAGCAGCTGCTCTCATGGCTCGGCTCGCTCCTAAAGCCAAG GTTCTTCGAGATGGAAAATGGAATGAAGAAGATGCTGCTGTTCTTGTCCCTGGTGACATAATCAGTATTAAACTGGGAGATATTATTCCTGCAGATGCTCGTCTTCTTGAAGGTGATCCGCTGAAAATTGACCAG TCTGCTTTGACTGGTGAATCACTTCCTGTAACTAAAGGTCCTGGAGATGGTGTCTACTCGGGTTCCACCTGTAAGCAGGGAGAGATAGAAGCTGTCGTCATCGCTACTGGAGTTCATACCTTTTTTGGGAAGGCTGCTCACCTTGTTGACAGTACAAACCAAGTGGGACACTTCCAAAAG GTTTTGACTGCTATTGGAAACTTCTGCATCTGTTCTATTGCAGTGGGGATGATAATAGAGATTATTGTGATGTACCCAATTCAACACCGCAAATATCGTCCTGGGATTGACAATCTTCTTGTCCTGCTCATTGGTGGAATTCCAATTGCCATGCCAACTGTTCTTTCAGTCACAATGGCAATTGGTTCTCATCGTCTCGCTCAACAG GGTGCAATTACGAAAAGAATGACAGCAATTGAGGAGATGGCTGGCATGGATGTGCTTTGTAGTGACAAGACGGGAACCTTGACACTAAACAAGCTTACTGTTGACAAAAACCTTGTTGAG gtttttGCCAAAGGTGTTGATGCAGACACTGTTGTTCTGATGGCAGCTCGAGCTTCTCGAACAGAGAACCAGGATGCCATTGATACTGCTATTGTTGGGATGCTGTCTGATCCAAAGGAG GCACGTGCTGGCATTCGTGAAATACACTTTCTTCCTTTCAATCCAACTGACAAGCGAACAGCACTTACTTATCTTGATGGTGAAGGAAAAATGCACAGGGTCAGCAAAGGGGCACCAGAGCAG ATCCTAAATCTTGCACACAACAAGTCAGACATAGAACGTAGAGTTCATGCGGTAATTGATAAATTTGCTGAGAGGGGCCTGCGTTCACTTGGTGTAGCATACCAg GAAGTTCCAGAGGGAAGGAAGGAGAGCCCTGGAGGACCATGGCAATTCATTGGTCTTCTGCCTTTGTTTGATCCACCAAGACATGATAGTGCTGAGACTATAAGGAGGGCTTTGAATCTTGGAGTGAATGTTAAAATGATCACAG GGGATCAACTTGCTATAGGAAAAGAAACAGGGCGTCGCCTGGGAATGGGAACCAACATGTATCCTTCATCTGCTCTGTTGGGGCAGACTAAGGATGAATCAATTGCTTCTTTACCAATTGATGAATTGATAGAAAAGGCTGATGGTTTTGCTGGAGTTTTCCCTG AGCACAAATATGAGATAGTAAAGCGCTTGCAAGCTAGGAAGCATATTTGTGGAATGACTGGTGATGGAGTCAATGATGCTCCTGCTTTAAAGAAAGCCGATATTGGGATAGCTGTTGATGATGCCACTGATGCTGCTCGTAGTGCTTCTGATATTGTTCTTACTGAACCTGGTCTCAGTGTCATCATTAGTGCTGTTTTGACTAGTCGAGCAATCTTCCAAAGGATGAAAAACTACACG ATATACGCAGTTTCCATCACAATCCGTATTGTG CTTGGTTTTATGCTTCTGGCCCTTATCTGGAAGTTTGACTTTCCACCTTTCATGGTGCTTATCATTGCAATCCTCAATGACG GTACCATTATGACAATATCAAAGGATAGGGTCaaaccatctcctctgcctgataGTTGGAAGCTGGCTGAGATTTTCACTACTGGGGTGGTTCTTGGTGGTTACTTGGCAATGATGACGGTCATTTTCTTTTGGGCAGCATATGAGACAGATTTCTTCCCG CGTGTATTTGGGGTATCAACACTTCAGAAGACAGCAACTGACGACTTCAGGAAACTTGCATCAGCAATTTACCTTCAAGTGAGCACTATCAGTCAGGCCTTGATATTTGTCACAAGATCTAGAAGTTGGTCGTTTGTTGAGCGTCCTGGTTTGTTGCTTGTGATTGCTTTTCTGATTGCTCAACTG GTTGCCACCTTGATTGCTGTTTATGCAAGTTGGAGCTTTGCTGCAATCGAAGGAATTGGCTGGGGTTGGGCAGGAGTTATCTGGCTCTACAATTTAGTATTCTACTTCCCGCTTGATATCATCAAATTCTTGATCAGATATGCTCTCAGTGGAAGGGCCTGggatcttgttcttgagcaaagg ATCGCTTTCACCAGGAAGAAGGATTTCGGAAAAGAACAACGTGAGCTTCAATGGGCACACGCACAGAGGACCCTTCATGGGCTGCAAGTTCCTGACACCAAATTGTTTAGTGAAGCTACCAATTTCAATGAGCTTAATCAGTTGGCTGAGGAAGCAAAGAGAAGAGCTGAAATCGCTAG GCAACGTGAGCTGCACACACTTAAAGGTCACGTGGAATCAGTCGTGAAGTTGAAGGGTCTTGACATAGAGACAATTCAGCAATCATACACTGTTTGA
- the LOC107875939 gene encoding plasma membrane ATPase 1 isoform X1 — protein sequence MGEKPEVLDAVLKETVDLENIPIEEVFENLRCTKDGLTSTAAQERLAIFGYNKLEEKKESKFLKFLGFMWNPLSWVMEAAAIMAIALANGGGKPPDWQDFVGIITLLLINSTISFIEENNAGNAAAALMARLAPKAKVLRDGKWNEEDAAVLVPGDIISIKLGDIIPADARLLEGDPLKIDQSALTGESLPVTKGPGDGVYSGSTCKQGEIEAVVIATGVHTFFGKAAHLVDSTNQVGHFQKVLTAIGNFCICSIAVGMIIEIIVMYPIQHRKYRPGIDNLLVLLIGGIPIAMPTVLSVTMAIGSHRLAQQGAITKRMTAIEEMAGMDVLCSDKTGTLTLNKLTVDKNLVEVFAKGVDADTVVLMAARASRTENQDAIDTAIVGMLSDPKEARAGIREIHFLPFNPTDKRTALTYLDGEGKMHRVSKGAPEQILNLAHNKSDIERRVHAVIDKFAERGLRSLGVAYQEVPEGRKESPGGPWQFIGLLPLFDPPRHDSAETIRRALNLGVNVKMITGDQLAIGKETGRRLGMGTNMYPSSALLGQTKDESIASLPIDELIEKADGFAGVFPGMYISESYCFSNFGYSLGHLFIRVYVVYSYLVLFIPLEHKYEIVKRLQARKHICGMTGDGVNDAPALKKADIGIAVDDATDAARSASDIVLTEPGLSVIISAVLTSRAIFQRMKNYTIYAVSITIRIVLGFMLLALIWKFDFPPFMVLIIAILNDGTIMTISKDRVKPSPLPDSWKLAEIFTTGVVLGGYLAMMTVIFFWAAYETDFFPRVFGVSTLQKTATDDFRKLASAIYLQVSTISQALIFVTRSRSWSFVERPGLLLVIAFLIAQLVATLIAVYASWSFAAIEGIGWGWAGVIWLYNLVFYFPLDIIKFLIRYALSGRAWDLVLEQRIAFTRKKDFGKEQRELQWAHAQRTLHGLQVPDTKLFSEATNFNELNQLAEEAKRRAEIARQRELHTLKGHVESVVKLKGLDIETIQQSYTV from the exons ATGGGGGAGAAACCTGAAGTGTTAGATGCTGTGTTAAAGGAAACTGTTGATTTG GAGAATATACCCATTGAAGAAGTTTTTGAGAATTTGAGATGTACCAAAGATGGTCTTACTAGTACTGCTGCCCAAGAAAGGTTGGCAATTTTTGGGTACAACAAACTTGAGGAGAAAAAG GAGAGCAAATTCTTGAAATTTCTGGGGTTTATGTGGAACCCACTATCATGGGTTATGGAAGCTGCTGCTATTATGGCAATTGCTCTTGCAAATGGAGGA GGAAAGCCTCCGGATTGGCAAGATTTTGTGGGGATCATTACTTTACTTTTGATTAACTCAACAATTAGTTTTATTGAGGAGAACAATGCTGGCAATGCAGCAGCTGCTCTCATGGCTCGGCTCGCTCCTAAAGCCAAG GTTCTTCGAGATGGAAAATGGAATGAAGAAGATGCTGCTGTTCTTGTCCCTGGTGACATAATCAGTATTAAACTGGGAGATATTATTCCTGCAGATGCTCGTCTTCTTGAAGGTGATCCGCTGAAAATTGACCAG TCTGCTTTGACTGGTGAATCACTTCCTGTAACTAAAGGTCCTGGAGATGGTGTCTACTCGGGTTCCACCTGTAAGCAGGGAGAGATAGAAGCTGTCGTCATCGCTACTGGAGTTCATACCTTTTTTGGGAAGGCTGCTCACCTTGTTGACAGTACAAACCAAGTGGGACACTTCCAAAAG GTTTTGACTGCTATTGGAAACTTCTGCATCTGTTCTATTGCAGTGGGGATGATAATAGAGATTATTGTGATGTACCCAATTCAACACCGCAAATATCGTCCTGGGATTGACAATCTTCTTGTCCTGCTCATTGGTGGAATTCCAATTGCCATGCCAACTGTTCTTTCAGTCACAATGGCAATTGGTTCTCATCGTCTCGCTCAACAG GGTGCAATTACGAAAAGAATGACAGCAATTGAGGAGATGGCTGGCATGGATGTGCTTTGTAGTGACAAGACGGGAACCTTGACACTAAACAAGCTTACTGTTGACAAAAACCTTGTTGAG gtttttGCCAAAGGTGTTGATGCAGACACTGTTGTTCTGATGGCAGCTCGAGCTTCTCGAACAGAGAACCAGGATGCCATTGATACTGCTATTGTTGGGATGCTGTCTGATCCAAAGGAG GCACGTGCTGGCATTCGTGAAATACACTTTCTTCCTTTCAATCCAACTGACAAGCGAACAGCACTTACTTATCTTGATGGTGAAGGAAAAATGCACAGGGTCAGCAAAGGGGCACCAGAGCAG ATCCTAAATCTTGCACACAACAAGTCAGACATAGAACGTAGAGTTCATGCGGTAATTGATAAATTTGCTGAGAGGGGCCTGCGTTCACTTGGTGTAGCATACCAg GAAGTTCCAGAGGGAAGGAAGGAGAGCCCTGGAGGACCATGGCAATTCATTGGTCTTCTGCCTTTGTTTGATCCACCAAGACATGATAGTGCTGAGACTATAAGGAGGGCTTTGAATCTTGGAGTGAATGTTAAAATGATCACAG GGGATCAACTTGCTATAGGAAAAGAAACAGGGCGTCGCCTGGGAATGGGAACCAACATGTATCCTTCATCTGCTCTGTTGGGGCAGACTAAGGATGAATCAATTGCTTCTTTACCAATTGATGAATTGATAGAAAAGGCTGATGGTTTTGCTGGAGTTTTCCCTGGTATGTACATTTCAGAAAGTTATTGTTTCTCTAATTTTGGTTATTCACTAGGGCACTTGTTTATCAGAGTGTATGTCGTTTACTCATACCTTGTCTTGTTCATTCCTTTAGAGCACAAATATGAGATAGTAAAGCGCTTGCAAGCTAGGAAGCATATTTGTGGAATGACTGGTGATGGAGTCAATGATGCTCCTGCTTTAAAGAAAGCCGATATTGGGATAGCTGTTGATGATGCCACTGATGCTGCTCGTAGTGCTTCTGATATTGTTCTTACTGAACCTGGTCTCAGTGTCATCATTAGTGCTGTTTTGACTAGTCGAGCAATCTTCCAAAGGATGAAAAACTACACG ATATACGCAGTTTCCATCACAATCCGTATTGTG CTTGGTTTTATGCTTCTGGCCCTTATCTGGAAGTTTGACTTTCCACCTTTCATGGTGCTTATCATTGCAATCCTCAATGACG GTACCATTATGACAATATCAAAGGATAGGGTCaaaccatctcctctgcctgataGTTGGAAGCTGGCTGAGATTTTCACTACTGGGGTGGTTCTTGGTGGTTACTTGGCAATGATGACGGTCATTTTCTTTTGGGCAGCATATGAGACAGATTTCTTCCCG CGTGTATTTGGGGTATCAACACTTCAGAAGACAGCAACTGACGACTTCAGGAAACTTGCATCAGCAATTTACCTTCAAGTGAGCACTATCAGTCAGGCCTTGATATTTGTCACAAGATCTAGAAGTTGGTCGTTTGTTGAGCGTCCTGGTTTGTTGCTTGTGATTGCTTTTCTGATTGCTCAACTG GTTGCCACCTTGATTGCTGTTTATGCAAGTTGGAGCTTTGCTGCAATCGAAGGAATTGGCTGGGGTTGGGCAGGAGTTATCTGGCTCTACAATTTAGTATTCTACTTCCCGCTTGATATCATCAAATTCTTGATCAGATATGCTCTCAGTGGAAGGGCCTGggatcttgttcttgagcaaagg ATCGCTTTCACCAGGAAGAAGGATTTCGGAAAAGAACAACGTGAGCTTCAATGGGCACACGCACAGAGGACCCTTCATGGGCTGCAAGTTCCTGACACCAAATTGTTTAGTGAAGCTACCAATTTCAATGAGCTTAATCAGTTGGCTGAGGAAGCAAAGAGAAGAGCTGAAATCGCTAG GCAACGTGAGCTGCACACACTTAAAGGTCACGTGGAATCAGTCGTGAAGTTGAAGGGTCTTGACATAGAGACAATTCAGCAATCATACACTGTTTGA